The window ACCAGGCCTGGGTCAGGCTGGCGGGTGGCGCGATCAGCGTTAGCCAGCGCGCGTCCTGGTCCTGGCTCAGTTCCCTGAGAATCGGCGCCAGAAGGTTCAGGCAGTTCCCGGCGGCACCACGCAGCGACAGCTCACTGAAGACTTCGGGCTCGGCGCTCCAGGGTGACTCGACCACATCTTTCAGGATCGGCGCCAATGGCTGCACCATGAAAGCCTCGAACAACGGCAGTTGGGCTTGTTGTGATGTATGTGGGAACTGCATAAAGCCTCCTTTAGCGGCGAATGACGCCGACACTCAAGCCTTCGATCACCAGTTCCTGATCTTTCAGGTTCACTTCGATAGGGGCGAATTCAGGGTTTTCGGCGATCAACCAGACCTTGCTGCCGTCGCGCTTGAAACGCTTGACGGTCACTTCGTCGCCGATCCGAGCTACTACAATCTGGCCGTTGCGGGCTTCTCGGGTGGTGTGCACTGCCAGCAGGTCACCGTCGAAAATGCCTACATCCTTCATGCTCATGCCATGAACCCGAAGTAGATAGTCGGCGCGAGGATGGAAGAACGACGGGTTGATGTTGCAAGACTCTTCGATGTGCTGCTGGGCTAGGATCGGAGCACCGGCAGCCACTCGGCCAATGATCGGCAAGGTGGACTCGTCGGCCTTGGCTTCAAAGCCGGGAATGCGAATGCCACGGGAAGCACCGGGTGTCATCTCGATCGCTCCCTTGCGGGCCAGCGCCTTGAGATGTTCTTCTGCCGCATTGGGTGACTTGAAGCCCAGTTCCTGAGCGATTTCCGCGCGGGTGGGTGGGTAGCCGTTGTCTTCGAGGCAGCGTTTGATGAAGGCCAGAATCTCTGCTTGGCGTGGCGT of the Pseudomonas frederiksbergensis genome contains:
- the sulA gene encoding SOS-induced cell division inhibitor SulA produces the protein MQFPHTSQQAQLPLFEAFMVQPLAPILKDVVESPWSAEPEVFSELSLRGAAGNCLNLLAPILRELSQDQDARWLTLIAPPASLTQAWLRDAGLNRERILLLQPRGTQSAQQLTCEALRLGRSHTVVSWLNPLSTTSRQQLISAARIGDAQSLNIRLG
- the lexA gene encoding transcriptional repressor LexA — its product is MLKLTPRQAEILAFIKRCLEDNGYPPTRAEIAQELGFKSPNAAEEHLKALARKGAIEMTPGASRGIRIPGFEAKADESTLPIIGRVAAGAPILAQQHIEESCNINPSFFHPRADYLLRVHGMSMKDVGIFDGDLLAVHTTREARNGQIVVARIGDEVTVKRFKRDGSKVWLIAENPEFAPIEVNLKDQELVIEGLSVGVIRR